The following are encoded in a window of Bradyrhizobium guangdongense genomic DNA:
- the dinB gene encoding DNA polymerase IV, giving the protein MGESDTVEGEATRVRKIIHIDMDAFYASVEQRDDPELRGKPVAVGGSAERGVVAAASYEARKFGVRSAMPSVTAKRQCPDLIFVKPRFEVYKAISRQIREIFAEHTDIIEPLSLDEAYLDVTENLQGIELARDIARLIREKIKAETGLNASAGISYNKFLAKLASDHRKPNGQFVISPEMGPAFVETLPVGKFHGIGPATSAKMNALGLFTGRDIRNQTLEFMNANFGKSGAYYYWISRGVDERPVRSNRIRKSIGAETTFSADLAEFDALVTRLRPLVDKVWRHCETTGSRGRTVTLKIKFADFEIITRSRSLLAPVAGRDELERLACGLLEVEMPLPKAVRLLGVALSSLQAGDDAEPQLTLGI; this is encoded by the coding sequence ATGGGCGAATCCGACACCGTGGAAGGCGAGGCGACACGCGTTCGCAAGATCATCCATATCGACATGGATGCCTTCTACGCATCGGTGGAACAGCGCGACGATCCGGAGCTCCGCGGCAAGCCGGTCGCGGTCGGCGGCTCGGCCGAGCGCGGCGTGGTGGCGGCGGCGAGTTATGAAGCGCGCAAGTTCGGCGTTCGCTCCGCCATGCCGTCGGTTACCGCGAAGCGGCAATGTCCGGACCTGATCTTCGTCAAGCCGCGCTTCGAGGTCTACAAGGCGATCAGCCGGCAGATCCGCGAGATCTTTGCCGAACACACTGACATCATCGAACCGTTGTCCCTCGACGAGGCCTATCTCGACGTGACCGAAAACCTGCAGGGCATCGAGCTCGCCCGCGACATTGCGCGGCTGATCCGCGAGAAGATCAAGGCCGAGACCGGCCTCAACGCATCGGCAGGCATTTCCTACAACAAGTTCCTGGCCAAGCTCGCCTCCGATCACCGCAAGCCCAACGGGCAGTTCGTGATCTCGCCGGAGATGGGACCCGCCTTCGTGGAGACGCTGCCCGTCGGCAAGTTCCACGGCATCGGCCCGGCGACCAGCGCGAAGATGAATGCGCTCGGCCTGTTCACCGGCCGCGACATCCGCAACCAGACGCTCGAGTTCATGAACGCCAACTTCGGCAAGTCGGGCGCCTATTACTACTGGATCTCGCGCGGCGTCGACGAGCGGCCGGTGCGGAGCAACCGGATCCGCAAGTCGATCGGCGCAGAGACCACATTCTCAGCCGATCTGGCCGAATTCGACGCACTCGTTACGAGGCTTCGGCCTCTCGTCGACAAGGTCTGGCGCCATTGCGAGACCACCGGCAGCCGCGGCCGTACCGTCACCTTGAAGATCAAGTTTGCCGACTTCGAGATCATCACGCGCAGCCGCTCCCTCCTCGCGCCGGTCGCAGGACGGGACGAGCTGGAGCGCCTCGCCTGCGGCTTGCTCGAAGTCGAGATGCCGTTGCCGAAGGCCGTCAGGCTGCTCGGCGTCGCGCTGTCTTCCCTCCAGGCCGGGGACGATGCGGAGCCACAATTGACGCTGGGAATCTGA
- a CDS encoding NHLP bacteriocin system secretion protein: MTDGTDRIFRASALQRAASPEELDHLVAITKPADWILTAIVTIAMLAALVWGIYGRIPSRVSGQGILVGSGRVVDAVSAAEGRLASLSVSVGDHVERGQVIAQISQTEIEQKYRNAVETYRERQREHDDMAAKVAAELAVKASNFEKLEAAFNKVIEATDQRVRALAVDVQNLEQLMAKGLTTRKTLEDRRLELTEAQQRRTDSQNEILKLHAQKTDLETQRERELQQAEFAANNARREMQALAGTLGRNSQVVSPIAGRVLEIKTSSGSVLAVGTPVVLIEDEGARLEAVVYIPAEQGKSVKPGYQVRVAPSTVKREEFGTMIGVVSSVSEFPVTPQGMTAVLHNDQLVKVFSHDGAPYAVSVSLEQDPSTASGYRWAVGQGPQVHLTSGTLAQAEITTRSRRPIDLVVPLLRKWTGIDG; the protein is encoded by the coding sequence GTGACCGATGGCACTGACAGAATCTTCCGCGCCAGCGCGCTGCAGCGCGCGGCCTCGCCGGAGGAGCTTGATCACCTCGTTGCGATCACCAAGCCGGCCGACTGGATCCTGACGGCGATCGTGACGATCGCGATGCTTGCGGCGCTCGTCTGGGGCATCTACGGCCGGATCCCGTCACGCGTCTCCGGACAGGGAATCCTGGTCGGCAGCGGTCGCGTGGTCGATGCGGTGTCCGCTGCCGAAGGCAGGCTGGCGTCGCTCAGCGTCTCCGTCGGTGACCATGTCGAGCGCGGGCAGGTGATCGCCCAGATCTCGCAGACCGAGATCGAGCAGAAGTACCGCAACGCCGTCGAAACCTATCGGGAGCGCCAGCGCGAGCATGACGACATGGCGGCGAAAGTCGCCGCCGAGCTCGCGGTCAAGGCCTCCAATTTCGAGAAGCTTGAAGCGGCCTTCAACAAGGTCATCGAAGCCACCGATCAGCGGGTCCGGGCCCTTGCCGTGGACGTGCAGAATCTCGAGCAGCTGATGGCCAAGGGCCTGACGACGCGGAAGACGCTGGAGGACCGCCGTCTCGAATTGACCGAGGCTCAGCAGCGCCGGACGGATTCGCAGAACGAGATCCTCAAGCTGCACGCGCAGAAGACCGACCTGGAAACCCAGCGCGAGCGCGAACTGCAGCAGGCCGAATTCGCTGCGAATAACGCGCGCCGCGAGATGCAGGCGCTGGCGGGAACCCTGGGGCGCAATTCGCAAGTGGTCAGCCCGATCGCGGGCCGCGTGCTCGAGATCAAGACCTCGTCAGGCTCGGTTCTTGCCGTGGGTACGCCGGTCGTTCTCATCGAGGACGAGGGGGCGCGGTTGGAGGCGGTGGTCTACATCCCCGCCGAGCAAGGCAAGAGCGTCAAGCCGGGTTATCAGGTCCGCGTCGCGCCCAGCACGGTCAAGCGCGAGGAATTCGGCACGATGATCGGCGTCGTCTCCAGCGTCTCGGAATTTCCGGTCACGCCGCAGGGCATGACCGCCGTGCTCCACAACGATCAGCTCGTCAAAGTGTTCTCCCACGACGGCGCGCCCTACGCCGTTTCGGTGTCGCTGGAGCAGGATCCCTCGACCGCAAGCGGCTATCGCTGGGCTGTGGGTCAGGGGCCGCAGGTGCATCTGACCAGCGGCACGCTGGCGCAGGCCGAAATCACCACGCGCAGCCGCCGCCCGATCGACCTCGTCGTGCCCTTGCTGCGGAAGTGGACGGGGATCGATGGCTAG
- a CDS encoding sensor histidine kinase yields the protein MNRHSLRLRLVAGGIVAILIALAIAGGALVVVFQRHVSRTLAQDLDVHLKQLLANIDLDAQGKLVLTQTPVDPRFADPLSGLYWQVSDDRGQLLRSRSLWDSAMKLPADRLSPGETHQHEADGPGGQRVLVAERAVTLSAEGKPVVVRLAVAEDLARVTAATSAFAKDLSIALVLLGSVLALATWVQVGVGLHPLVALRRGVADIRAGRSRHLPSSVPSEVQPLVEEVNALVDAQEAEIERSRGRAADLAHGLKTPLAALAADASRLRERGEREIARDIEAVGEVMGRHVDRELARARVRGHARGKAATSTVVRPLVESIVATMSRTPDGMRVAFENLIRDDLTITLDRTDLAEVLGNLIENAARHAAGRVRITSNDGQPSVVVEDDGEGIDPAHLSRVLERGVRLDQRGGAAGLGLAIVQDVLDAYGWGLELSSSELGGLKAVIAVRPGVSGRPSRPARASVAPSA from the coding sequence ATGAACCGGCATTCGCTCAGGCTGCGGTTGGTCGCCGGCGGAATCGTTGCGATCCTGATCGCGCTTGCGATCGCTGGCGGCGCGCTCGTCGTCGTCTTCCAACGCCATGTCTCGCGAACCCTGGCTCAGGATCTCGACGTCCATCTGAAGCAGCTTCTCGCGAACATCGACTTGGATGCTCAGGGCAAGCTGGTGCTCACGCAGACACCGGTCGATCCACGCTTCGCCGATCCGCTCTCCGGGTTGTACTGGCAAGTCAGCGATGATCGCGGGCAGTTGCTGCGTTCGCGCTCGCTGTGGGATTCCGCCATGAAACTGCCGGCGGATCGGCTGAGCCCCGGTGAAACGCATCAGCACGAAGCGGATGGACCGGGCGGTCAGCGCGTGCTGGTCGCCGAACGGGCGGTGACGCTTTCCGCGGAGGGGAAGCCGGTGGTCGTACGCCTTGCCGTCGCGGAGGACCTGGCGCGGGTCACGGCGGCGACCTCGGCCTTCGCCAAGGATCTTTCCATCGCGCTCGTCCTGCTCGGCTCCGTACTGGCCCTCGCGACCTGGGTCCAGGTCGGCGTCGGACTGCATCCGCTGGTCGCGCTGCGCCGGGGAGTGGCCGATATCAGGGCAGGACGCAGCCGGCATCTGCCGTCCTCGGTCCCGAGCGAAGTCCAACCGCTCGTCGAGGAGGTCAACGCCCTCGTCGATGCGCAGGAAGCCGAGATAGAGCGGTCCCGCGGCCGCGCAGCGGATCTGGCCCATGGGCTGAAGACGCCACTCGCCGCCCTTGCCGCCGACGCTTCACGCCTCCGGGAGCGGGGCGAGCGCGAGATCGCCCGCGACATCGAGGCTGTCGGCGAGGTCATGGGGCGCCATGTCGACCGCGAGCTCGCGCGGGCCAGGGTTCGCGGCCACGCAAGGGGGAAGGCCGCGACGTCCACCGTCGTGAGGCCTCTCGTCGAATCCATCGTGGCGACGATGTCGCGCACCCCCGACGGCATGCGAGTGGCGTTCGAGAACCTCATCCGCGACGACTTGACCATCACGCTTGATCGGACCGACCTCGCCGAAGTGCTCGGCAATCTGATCGAAAACGCGGCCCGCCATGCTGCAGGCCGGGTCCGGATCACCTCGAATGACGGCCAGCCGTCTGTTGTCGTCGAGGACGACGGCGAAGGCATTGACCCGGCCCACTTGTCGCGCGTGCTCGAACGTGGCGTGCGCCTCGATCAGCGCGGCGGCGCTGCGGGCCTGGGCCTGGCCATCGTGCAGGACGTCCTCGATGCGTACGGATGGGGCCTGGAGCTCTCCAGCTCGGAGCTCGGCGGCCTGAAGGCGGTCATCGCCGTGAGGCCAGGGGTGTCCGGCCGGCCGAGCCGCCCGGCAAGAGCGTCAGTCGCTCCCTCGGCCTGA
- a CDS encoding exonuclease domain-containing protein, with protein MSLPVLPVYYYHDHFKEMLSFVCDTYGPVLTETHHAFVDRFLSLSKDAQCLFIRMVNRSGTVFNPSTFKYTEIADPVGALGELAVAGYVRALVGQDYAAFLACLAKPVLFDGAKAAGLSDVRASWPKGKLTEYCLAHLSFGTAFRHCGGEAFIALGDTEPLEFLLYLYFGKTEHNLKNFALRDLGILSTNDQADFSARFADADEARACFHYARLLRQLETKSDEVYRSSVAAILGGPVCPTDYAFDLRSRAAHKAGLHFEKKGEAGLAIQLYRAGCSAECHERLARLLYAEGDRDAAEDLLRRMIDDPASDDEFVFASDFYARKFDGRRTGLCTELLRAGRTLRVDDIWRGHPEAGIAGVLRRQGLEVFHVENTLWHCLFGLLFWDELFESGQLHSGFDWMPHCLKDRTFALMFSSQIETKLQAVASNAALPQILRIVAGKWGKPNGVFAWDHVDMDALRALLAGANGTGLATMLRLMCEDYRAMRDGFPDLMLVTNGAVSFMEVKAEGDVIRRNQLTRLRQLGHAGIPAEIGRADFRFDPDQDYVVVDIETTGGWTGGDRITEIGAVRIRNHEVVAEWHSLLNPQRSIPAKIVALTGITNDMVRSAPLFAEIADSFMQFMGDGVFVAHNVNFDYGFIAAEYERLERRFRFPKFCTCAGMRRHYPGHKSYGLGKLTRAYNIELKDHHRALCDARAAAHLLNLINAKRDEGRGGSEDIAA; from the coding sequence ATGAGCCTGCCAGTTCTGCCGGTCTACTACTACCACGACCACTTCAAGGAGATGTTGAGCTTCGTTTGCGACACCTACGGTCCGGTGCTGACTGAAACTCATCACGCCTTCGTCGATCGTTTCTTGTCGCTGTCGAAAGACGCCCAGTGCCTATTCATTCGGATGGTCAATCGCAGCGGTACGGTCTTCAATCCCTCGACGTTCAAGTACACGGAGATCGCGGATCCCGTCGGCGCGCTGGGGGAGCTTGCTGTCGCCGGTTATGTTCGAGCCCTGGTCGGACAGGATTACGCAGCGTTCCTGGCGTGCCTTGCCAAGCCGGTGCTGTTCGACGGTGCGAAGGCGGCCGGCTTGAGCGATGTCCGGGCATCGTGGCCGAAGGGCAAGTTGACGGAGTATTGCCTCGCTCATCTATCGTTCGGCACGGCATTCCGACACTGCGGTGGCGAGGCGTTCATCGCACTCGGCGACACCGAGCCGCTGGAGTTTCTGCTCTATCTCTACTTTGGCAAGACGGAGCACAACCTCAAGAACTTCGCGCTGCGCGACCTCGGCATCCTCAGTACCAACGACCAGGCGGATTTCAGCGCCCGGTTTGCCGACGCGGATGAAGCGAGGGCCTGCTTCCATTACGCCCGCCTGCTGCGCCAGCTCGAGACCAAATCCGACGAGGTCTATCGCAGTTCCGTTGCCGCCATTCTCGGCGGCCCGGTCTGTCCGACGGATTATGCCTTCGATCTGAGAAGCCGCGCGGCGCACAAGGCGGGTCTGCATTTTGAAAAGAAGGGCGAGGCCGGCCTCGCCATCCAGCTCTATCGCGCCGGCTGCTCCGCCGAATGCCATGAGCGCCTCGCGCGCCTGCTTTATGCGGAAGGAGACAGGGACGCCGCCGAAGACCTGCTGCGCCGTATGATCGACGATCCCGCAAGCGACGACGAATTCGTCTTCGCAAGCGATTTCTATGCCCGCAAGTTCGATGGACGCCGGACGGGACTCTGCACCGAGTTGCTGCGGGCAGGGCGGACGCTCCGGGTCGACGATATCTGGCGCGGTCATCCGGAGGCAGGCATCGCAGGCGTCTTGCGCCGGCAGGGCCTCGAGGTCTTCCACGTGGAAAACACGCTCTGGCATTGCCTGTTCGGATTGCTGTTCTGGGACGAGCTGTTCGAATCCGGGCAGCTGCACAGCGGGTTCGACTGGATGCCGCATTGCCTGAAGGACAGAACCTTCGCGCTGATGTTCTCGTCCCAGATCGAGACGAAGCTGCAGGCCGTCGCATCGAATGCTGCGCTGCCCCAGATCCTGCGGATCGTCGCCGGGAAATGGGGAAAGCCGAACGGCGTGTTCGCCTGGGACCATGTCGACATGGATGCGCTCCGGGCGCTGCTTGCCGGCGCGAATGGGACCGGTCTCGCCACGATGCTTCGCCTGATGTGCGAAGACTATCGCGCCATGCGCGACGGTTTTCCCGATCTCATGCTCGTCACGAATGGCGCTGTCTCGTTCATGGAAGTGAAGGCCGAGGGCGACGTCATCAGGCGCAACCAGCTGACGCGGCTTCGCCAGCTCGGTCATGCCGGCATTCCCGCGGAGATCGGCCGCGCCGATTTCCGTTTCGATCCGGACCAGGATTATGTCGTCGTGGACATCGAAACCACCGGCGGCTGGACCGGCGGCGATCGCATCACCGAGATCGGCGCCGTCAGGATCCGCAATCACGAGGTCGTGGCGGAGTGGCATTCGCTGCTCAATCCCCAGCGGTCGATCCCGGCCAAGATCGTCGCGTTGACCGGCATCACCAACGACATGGTGCGGAGCGCGCCGCTCTTCGCGGAAATCGCTGACAGCTTCATGCAATTCATGGGCGACGGCGTCTTCGTCGCCCACAACGTCAACTTCGACTATGGCTTCATCGCCGCGGAATACGAACGCCTCGAACGCCGATTCCGCTTTCCAAAATTCTGCACCTGCGCCGGCATGCGCCGGCACTATCCCGGTCACAAATCCTACGGGCTCGGCAAGCTCACCCGTGCCTACAATATCGAGCTGAAGGACCACCACCGCGCGCTGTGCGACGCCCGCGCGGCCGCGCACCTTCTCAACCTGATCAACGCCAAGCGCGACGAGGGACGAGGCGGGTCAGAAGACATTGCGGCTTGA
- a CDS encoding NHLP family bacteriocin export ABC transporter peptidase/permease/ATPase subunit has protein sequence MASPVTPTAGIKRTPTILQMEAAECGAACLAMVLAHYGAWVPLERLRVECGVSRDGSKASNVVRAAKRFGLSSKGFRLDLASLGSAPMPCIIHWNFNHFVVLEGIKGKSASINDPAFGRRQIGIDELDRCFTGVVLTMEPGPGFAPSGGKPAGLRLLLRELRGSKAAVGLLILLSFVMVVPGLVAASFSKIFIDDILIQHLNGWLRPLLIGMAATALIRTILALLQQSLLLRLQTKLSVVMISRFLWRVMALPIEFFTQRHAGDIAARVGANDQIARLLAGGIAANALSLTSVVFFAFAMIVYDHWLAAVCISLSLLNVLTLRLSMRRREDLSRGLSLERGKLLGAVVSIVRSIETIKASGLEDEAFGQWAGVQAKVLNAERDLASSSIILDMIPTLIAGLTMTAILVLGGLRVIEGSLTLGSLVAFQALMASFSEPVATLVNQAGGFQLIKGALDRLEDVYNYPLGDPPRTSDKAFPARLAGRIEFKDVQFGYSLLEPPLISDLSITVNPGSRVALVGASGSGKSTLGRLVCGLYKPWAGEILIDGTRLADIPPDILANSIAYVDQDIFLFEGTVRDNLTLWDRTVPDIDLTRALKDGEIQDDIAIRAGNYDSYVNEGGTNFSGGQRQRIEIARALVGRPSLVVLDEATAALDPVTEKAIDDNLRRCGCTCIIIAHRLSTIRDCDEIIVLRQGKVAERGTHETLLALNGEYARLVSQE, from the coding sequence ATGGCTAGTCCTGTGACGCCGACCGCAGGCATCAAGCGCACGCCGACCATCCTGCAGATGGAAGCGGCCGAATGCGGCGCCGCGTGCCTCGCCATGGTGCTGGCGCATTACGGGGCCTGGGTGCCGCTCGAACGCCTGCGCGTCGAATGCGGCGTCTCCCGCGACGGCAGCAAGGCGAGCAACGTCGTCAGGGCGGCGAAGCGTTTCGGGCTCTCTTCAAAGGGATTTCGGCTCGACCTTGCATCGCTCGGCTCGGCGCCGATGCCTTGCATCATTCACTGGAACTTCAATCATTTCGTCGTCCTGGAAGGCATCAAGGGCAAGTCCGCCTCCATCAACGACCCCGCCTTCGGACGCCGGCAGATCGGCATCGACGAGCTCGACAGGTGCTTCACCGGCGTCGTCCTGACGATGGAGCCGGGGCCGGGCTTTGCGCCATCAGGCGGCAAGCCGGCGGGACTGCGGCTGCTGCTGCGGGAGCTGCGCGGGTCGAAAGCCGCGGTCGGGCTGCTCATCCTGCTCAGCTTCGTCATGGTCGTGCCCGGCCTCGTCGCCGCGAGCTTCTCGAAGATCTTCATCGACGACATTCTCATTCAGCATCTGAACGGGTGGCTGCGTCCGCTGCTGATCGGGATGGCCGCAACCGCGCTGATCCGCACCATCCTGGCGCTGCTGCAACAATCCCTGCTGCTGCGGCTGCAGACGAAACTCTCGGTGGTGATGATCAGCCGCTTCCTCTGGCGGGTGATGGCCTTGCCGATCGAATTCTTCACGCAGCGCCACGCCGGCGACATCGCGGCAAGAGTCGGCGCCAATGATCAGATTGCGCGTCTGCTCGCAGGCGGCATCGCCGCCAATGCGCTCAGCCTCACCTCGGTGGTGTTCTTCGCCTTCGCGATGATCGTCTACGACCATTGGCTCGCCGCGGTGTGCATCAGCCTGTCGCTGCTCAACGTTCTCACCTTGCGGCTGTCGATGCGGCGCCGGGAGGATCTCAGCCGCGGGCTCTCGCTGGAACGCGGCAAGCTGCTGGGAGCCGTCGTCAGCATCGTCCGCTCGATCGAGACCATCAAGGCGAGCGGGCTGGAGGACGAGGCGTTCGGACAATGGGCGGGCGTCCAGGCCAAGGTCCTGAACGCCGAGCGCGATCTGGCGTCGTCGTCGATCATCCTCGACATGATCCCGACCCTGATCGCCGGCCTGACGATGACTGCTATCCTGGTCCTCGGTGGCCTCAGGGTGATCGAAGGCTCGCTCACCCTCGGCAGCCTCGTTGCCTTCCAGGCGCTGATGGCGAGCTTTTCCGAGCCGGTGGCGACGCTCGTCAATCAGGCCGGCGGCTTCCAGCTGATCAAGGGCGCACTCGACCGCCTCGAAGACGTCTACAATTATCCGCTCGGCGATCCCCCGCGCACATCGGACAAGGCCTTCCCCGCAAGGCTCGCTGGACGCATCGAATTCAAGGACGTGCAGTTCGGCTATTCGCTGCTCGAACCGCCGCTGATCTCGGATCTGTCGATCACCGTCAATCCGGGCTCGCGCGTCGCACTGGTCGGCGCCTCCGGCAGCGGCAAGTCGACCCTCGGCCGCCTGGTCTGCGGGCTCTACAAGCCTTGGGCGGGAGAGATCCTGATCGACGGGACGCGGCTCGCGGACATCCCGCCCGACATCCTCGCCAACTCCATTGCCTATGTCGACCAGGACATCTTCCTGTTCGAGGGAACGGTCCGCGACAATCTCACGCTCTGGGATCGGACCGTGCCTGACATCGATCTCACGCGGGCGCTCAAGGACGGCGAGATCCAGGACGACATCGCAATCCGCGCCGGCAATTACGATTCCTACGTCAACGAGGGCGGCACCAATTTCAGCGGCGGCCAGCGCCAGCGCATCGAGATTGCCCGCGCGCTGGTCGGCCGTCCGTCCCTCGTCGTGCTCGACGAGGCGACCGCGGCGCTCGATCCCGTCACGGAGAAAGCCATCGACGATAATCTGCGCCGTTGCGGCTGCACCTGCATCATCATCGCCCATCGCCTCAGCACGATCAGGGATTGCGACGAGATCATCGTCCTGCGGCAGGGCAAGGTCGCCGAGCGCGGCACGCACGAAACCCTTCTTGCCCTGAACGGCGAATATGCTCGCCTGGTGTCGCAGGAATGA